From Xenopus tropicalis strain Nigerian chromosome 3, UCB_Xtro_10.0, whole genome shotgun sequence, the proteins below share one genomic window:
- the ttll1 gene encoding probable tubulin polyglutamylase TTLL1, translating to MAGKLKWVTDIEKSVLINNFEKRGWVQVTESEDWNFYWMSVQTIRNCFSVENGFRLSDDQLVNHFPNHYELTRKDLMVKNIKRYRKEQEKEGSPLAEKDENGKYLYLDFVPVTFMLPADYNLFVEEFRKNPSSTWIMKPCGKAQGKGIFLINKLSQIKKWSRDSKTSSFVSQSSKEAYVISLYIDNPLLIGGKKFDLRLYVLVTTYRPLKCYMYKLGFCRFCTVKYTPSTNELDNMFVHLTNVAIQKHGDDYNHVHGGKWTVSNLRLYLESTRGQEVTDKLFDEIHWIIVQSLKAVAPVMNNDKHCFECYGYDIIIDDKLKPWLIEVNASPSLTSSTANDRILKYNLINDTLNIVVPNGETPDCKMNKHPPREVLGHYEILYDEEAAQADGAERDLKCRVGQPAGVKGSRTRDSGRPVITTWK from the exons ATGGCCGGGAAACTGAAGTGGGTGACCGACATTGAGAAGTCTGTACTCATCAATAACTTCGAAAAGAGAGGCTGGGTCCAAGTGACGGAAAGCGAAGACTGGAACTTCTACTG GATGAGCGTTCAGACCATCCGCAACTGCTTCAGCGTGGAGAACGGTTTCCGCCTGTCCGACGACCAGCTTGTCAATCACTTCCCAAACCATTATGAGCTCACCCGGAAGGACCTGATGGTCAAGAACATAAAGAGGTACCGGAAAGAGCAGGAGAAGGAGGGCAGCCCCCTGGCCGAGAAAGACGAAAATGGAAAATATCTCTATTTAG ATTTTGTTCCGGTCACGTTTATGCTTCCGGCTGATTATAACCTCTTTGTGGAAGAGTTTCGGAAAAACCCCTCCAGCACGTGGATCATGAAGCCTTGTGGGAAAGCCCAAGGGAAGGGCATCTTTCTCATCAACAAACTGTCGCAGATCAAGAAATGGTCCAGGGACAGCAAAACCTCATC GTTTGTCTCACAGTCATCTAAAGAAGCCTACGTCATCTCCCTGTATATCGATAATCCTCTGCTGATCGGGGGGAAGAAGTTTGATCTGCGCTTGTACGTCCTGGTCACCACTTACCGGCCGCTCAAGTGCTACAT GTACAAGTTGGGGTTCTGTCGCTTCTGCACCGTGAAGTACACGCCCAGCACCAACGAATTAGACAACATGTTCGTACATCTCACAAACGTCGCCATCCAGAAGCACGGG GACGACTACAATCACGTCCACGGCGGGAAGTGGACGGTGAGCAATTTGCGTTTGTACCTGGAGAGCACGCGAGGCCAAGAAGTGACCGATAAACTGTTCGATGAGATTCACTGGATAATCGTCCAATCCCTGAAGGCCGTCGCG CCTGTAATGAATAATGACAAGCATTGCTTTGAGTGCTACGGATATGATATTATCATTGATGACAAGTTAAAGCCGTGGCTCATTGAG GTGAATGCGTCTCCGTCCCTGACGTCGAGCACGGCCAACGACCGCATCCTGAAATACAACCTCATCAATGACACCCTGAACATCGTGGTGCCCAACGGGGAGACCCCCGACTGCAAGAtgaacaaacacccccccagaGAGGTGCTCGGCCACTACGAGATACT GTACGACGAGGAGGCAGCGCAGGCGGATGGGGCAGAGCGAGACCTGAAGTGTCGGGTAGGGCAACCGGCTGGGGTAAAAGGAAGCCGAACAAGGGATTCTGGGAGACCTGTGATTACGACTTGGAAGTAG